One Halioglobus japonicus DNA segment encodes these proteins:
- the purL gene encoding phosphoribosylformylglycinamidine synthase, with translation MLTLRGAPALSAFRLDKLAQKLSAIHPEIKLLHTEFVHFADLAEPLAADREQVLARLLEYGPTISEDGHVGEGEASELVLVTPRPGTISPWSSKATDIAHNCGLQEITRVERGLAYHLALPATLSDEQHQAVIGLLHDRMTESVFSRLEDAEALFSHAEPAPMTSVDVLGGGRAALEQADQTLGLALADDEIDYLVESFQQLGRNPNDVELMMFAQANSEHCRHKIFNASWSIDGEDQELSLFKMIRNTNEQGGENVLSAYSDNAAVVAGHHAGRFYPDPDSCEYSFSQENIHLLMKVETHNHPTAIAPFPGAGTGSGGEIRDEGAVGRGSKPKVGLTGFSVSNLNIPGYEQPWESAYGKPGRIVSALDIMLEGPIGGAAFNNEYGRPNLCGYFRSFELEAPGVNGDEVRGYHKPIMIAGGYGNIREEHVEKGEYRPGAKLIALGGPAMLIGLGGGAASSMASGQSAEDLDFASVQRQNPEIERRCQEVIDRCWQLGEDNPIAFIHDVGAGGLSNAFPELVKDGNRGGKFELRNVPNDEPGMSPLEIWCNESQERYVMAVEPENLARFEEICERERCPYAVVGEATEEMHLSLTDAHFGNAPVDLPMSVLFGKPPRMHREINRVNVAQQSLDIGIDINEAAERVLQLPAVASKNFLITIGDRTVTGMVARDQMVGPWQVPVADCAVTTVSYDSFAGEAMAMGERTPLALLDGPASGRMAVAEAITNIAAASIADIRDIKLSANWMCAAGYGAEDEALYDTVRAVGMEFCPEVGLTIPVGKDSMSMRTTWRDGDEDKAVTAPMSLIVSAFSPVTDARLSATPQLQPEADASLVLIDLGRGANRLGGSALAQTCGQLGDTAPDIAAADLKAFFNLVQEQLQAGKLLAYHDRSDGGLLVTLAEMAFAGHCGLAVDVAAVPGDDVACLFNEEAGAVLQVANADLATLQARATELGLGNCTHVIGAAVSGDRLAINDGEREVIAGQRSDIQRLWARTSYEIQALRDNPDCAREEFERIGTGEAGLSASLSFDPAEDVAAPMINTGVRPRIAVLREQGVNGHVEMAAAFHKAGFATYDVHMSDILGGRVGLADFKGLVACGGFSYGDVLGAGEGWAKSILFNEAVREEFSAFFDRDDSFTLGVCNGCQMVSTLKDLIPGAGHWPRFVRNRSEQFEARLALVQVQESPSILLDGMAGSHMPIAVAHGEGRAEFADANALATCESSGTIAMRYVEGDLAVAERYPANPNGSPNGITGLTSEDGRATIMMPHPERVFRTVQYSWEPEGWGEDAGWLRLFRNARRWLG, from the coding sequence ATGCTGACCCTGCGCGGTGCACCGGCCCTCTCTGCTTTCCGTCTGGACAAGCTGGCACAGAAACTTTCTGCAATTCACCCTGAGATCAAACTCCTGCACACGGAGTTCGTTCATTTCGCCGACCTGGCAGAGCCGCTGGCAGCAGACCGCGAACAGGTGTTGGCCCGGCTCCTCGAGTACGGCCCCACCATTAGCGAGGACGGCCACGTGGGTGAGGGCGAGGCCAGCGAACTGGTACTGGTGACGCCGCGCCCGGGCACGATCTCGCCCTGGTCGAGCAAGGCCACCGACATTGCCCATAACTGCGGCCTGCAGGAAATCACCCGGGTTGAGCGCGGCCTGGCGTATCATCTGGCGCTGCCGGCGACCTTGTCCGACGAGCAACATCAGGCTGTCATCGGTTTGTTGCACGACCGCATGACTGAAAGTGTCTTCAGCCGTCTCGAAGATGCCGAGGCCCTGTTCAGCCACGCCGAGCCGGCACCCATGACATCCGTCGACGTACTTGGCGGTGGCAGGGCGGCACTCGAGCAGGCTGACCAGACCCTGGGTCTGGCGCTGGCCGACGATGAGATCGACTACCTGGTGGAGAGCTTCCAGCAGCTGGGCCGCAACCCCAACGATGTCGAGTTGATGATGTTTGCCCAGGCAAACTCCGAGCACTGCCGCCACAAGATATTCAATGCCAGCTGGAGCATCGATGGCGAGGACCAGGAACTGTCCCTGTTCAAGATGATCCGCAATACCAATGAGCAGGGCGGTGAGAATGTTCTCTCCGCCTACTCCGATAACGCGGCGGTGGTGGCTGGTCATCACGCAGGTCGTTTTTATCCCGACCCGGACAGCTGCGAATACAGCTTCTCTCAGGAAAACATCCACCTGTTAATGAAGGTGGAAACCCACAATCACCCCACGGCCATTGCGCCGTTCCCGGGGGCGGGCACCGGCTCGGGCGGTGAGATCCGCGACGAGGGTGCTGTGGGTCGCGGTTCCAAGCCCAAGGTGGGCCTCACCGGTTTCTCTGTGTCCAACCTGAATATTCCCGGCTACGAGCAGCCCTGGGAGAGTGCCTACGGCAAGCCCGGCCGTATCGTGTCTGCCCTGGACATCATGCTCGAAGGTCCCATCGGCGGCGCCGCATTCAATAACGAATATGGTCGTCCCAATCTCTGTGGTTACTTCCGCAGCTTCGAGCTGGAGGCGCCTGGCGTTAACGGCGACGAAGTCCGTGGATATCACAAGCCCATCATGATTGCCGGTGGCTACGGCAACATTCGTGAAGAGCATGTCGAGAAGGGCGAGTACCGCCCCGGCGCCAAATTGATTGCCCTGGGTGGCCCGGCCATGCTGATTGGTCTGGGCGGAGGCGCGGCCTCTTCCATGGCCAGTGGTCAGAGTGCCGAAGATCTGGACTTTGCCTCCGTGCAACGCCAGAACCCGGAGATTGAACGCCGCTGTCAGGAAGTGATTGACCGCTGCTGGCAGCTGGGCGAAGACAACCCGATTGCCTTTATTCATGACGTGGGTGCCGGCGGTCTGTCCAATGCCTTCCCCGAGCTTGTCAAAGACGGCAACCGTGGCGGTAAATTCGAACTGCGCAACGTGCCCAACGATGAGCCGGGTATGTCGCCCCTGGAAATCTGGTGCAACGAGTCCCAGGAGCGCTACGTGATGGCCGTTGAGCCTGAGAACCTGGCGCGCTTTGAAGAAATCTGTGAGCGTGAACGCTGCCCCTATGCTGTGGTCGGTGAGGCTACTGAGGAAATGCACCTAAGCCTGACGGATGCCCACTTCGGCAATGCTCCAGTCGACCTGCCCATGTCGGTGTTGTTCGGCAAGCCGCCGCGTATGCACCGCGAAATCAACCGGGTGAACGTTGCCCAGCAGTCGCTGGACATTGGTATAGATATCAACGAAGCCGCGGAGCGCGTCCTGCAACTGCCCGCCGTGGCCAGCAAGAACTTCCTGATCACCATTGGCGACCGCACCGTCACCGGCATGGTTGCCCGCGACCAGATGGTCGGCCCCTGGCAGGTGCCGGTAGCAGATTGCGCCGTAACCACCGTGTCCTACGATTCCTTTGCTGGCGAAGCTATGGCCATGGGCGAGCGCACACCGCTGGCCCTGCTCGACGGCCCGGCCTCTGGGCGTATGGCTGTGGCCGAAGCCATCACCAATATTGCCGCAGCCAGTATTGCCGATATTCGCGACATCAAGCTCTCCGCTAACTGGATGTGTGCCGCCGGCTACGGCGCTGAAGACGAAGCGCTCTACGATACCGTGCGCGCCGTTGGTATGGAGTTCTGCCCCGAGGTGGGCCTGACGATTCCGGTGGGCAAGGACTCCATGTCCATGCGCACCACCTGGCGCGATGGCGATGAGGACAAGGCGGTCACCGCACCGATGTCCCTCATTGTGTCTGCCTTCTCGCCGGTGACTGATGCGCGCCTTTCCGCCACACCGCAACTGCAGCCCGAAGCGGATGCCAGCCTGGTCCTGATTGATCTTGGCCGCGGCGCAAACCGCCTGGGTGGCTCCGCACTGGCCCAGACCTGTGGCCAGCTGGGTGACACCGCACCGGATATTGCCGCTGCCGACCTGAAAGCCTTCTTCAACCTGGTGCAGGAGCAACTGCAGGCGGGCAAACTGCTGGCCTACCACGACCGCTCCGACGGCGGCCTGCTGGTGACGCTGGCGGAAATGGCCTTCGCGGGGCACTGTGGCCTGGCGGTGGATGTGGCGGCAGTTCCCGGTGACGATGTTGCCTGCCTGTTCAACGAAGAGGCCGGTGCCGTACTGCAGGTGGCTAATGCCGACCTGGCCACGCTGCAGGCGCGGGCCACGGAGCTTGGCCTGGGTAATTGCACACACGTGATTGGCGCCGCAGTGAGCGGTGATCGTTTGGCGATTAATGACGGTGAGCGCGAAGTGATTGCCGGTCAGCGGTCGGATATTCAGCGTTTGTGGGCGCGTACCAGCTACGAGATTCAGGCGCTGCGGGATAACCCGGACTGCGCCCGGGAAGAATTCGAGCGCATAGGTACCGGCGAGGCAGGGCTGTCTGCCAGCCTGAGCTTTGACCCCGCCGAGGATGTGGCCGCGCCGATGATTAACACCGGCGTGCGGCCACGGATTGCCGTGCTGCGTGAGCAGGGCGTCAATGGTCACGTGGAGATGGCCGCGGCCTTCCACAAGGCAGGCTTCGCCACGTATGACGTGCACATGAGCGATATTCTCGGTGGTCGTGTGGGCCTCGCGGACTTCAAGGGCCTGGTGGCCTGCGGCGGTTTCTCCTACGGCGACGTCCTCGGCGCCGGTGAGGGCTGGGCCAAGAGCATTTTGTTCAACGAGGCGGTGCGCGAAGAGTTCAGCGCATTCTTCGATCGCGACGACAGCTTCACGCTGGGGGTGTGTAACGGCTGCCAGATGGTCTCTACCCTGAAAGACCTGATTCCGGGTGCCGGGCACTGGCCGCGCTTTGTGCGCAACCGCTCCGAGCAGTTTGAGGCTCGCCTGGCGCTGGTGCAGGTCCAGGAGAGCCCCTCCATCCTGCTCGACGGCATGGCCGGTTCACATATGCCGATTGCCGTGGCCCACGGCGAAGGTCGCGCCGAATTTGCCGACGCCAACGCGCTGGCGACCTGTGAGAGCAGCGGCACCATTGCCATGCGTTATGTCGAGGGTGATCTGGCGGTAGCCGAGCGCTATCCCGCCAACCCCAACGGCTCGCCCAATGGCATTACCGGCCTGACCAGTGAAGACGGCCGCGCCACCATCATGATGCCGCACCCGGAGCGGGTTTTCCGCACCGTGCAGTATTCCTGGGAGCCCGAGGGCTGGGGTGAAGACGCGGGCTGGCTGCGTCTGTTCCGCAACGCGCGCCGCTGGTTAGGGTAA
- the mltF gene encoding membrane-bound lytic murein transglycosylase MltF — MFRLLFILNLCCTMLLVGCARPDALSQIQDSGELHVISRNSPTTWFIDKSGPAGFEHALASRFAEHLGVKLHMQPAFSLADIFTTLDRNEAHFAAAGLSLTGEREDRYPHSVPYYEIQPQVVYRAGSFRPRDVKGMLDMDIVVLAGSSHARAMEALRDGGYPQLEWRELAEADSMELLEEINEQRADVALVDSNEFEVQQRLYPRLKVAFDLGSAQDMVWYLPPISDNTRLKAEMDVFLEQLQADGTLEQLRKEHFGNTRIIPRIGSHTFTLSMERTLPEYRPMIEKVAREFQLDWHLLAAIAYQESHWDPKAESPTGVRGMMMLTLPTAREMGVTNRTDALQSLRGGARYFKTLKRRLPDDIYEPDRTYMALAAYNIGRGHLSDARVLTERMGGDPHLWEDVLQYIPLLEKSRYFETLRYGYARGQEAATYVQNIRHYQGILAWQDIAAQQPLPPIDVAPLVPEQVRSVQLQAL, encoded by the coding sequence ATGTTTCGCCTGCTGTTTATTCTCAACCTGTGCTGCACGATGCTCCTCGTCGGCTGTGCCCGACCGGATGCCCTGAGCCAGATCCAGGACAGCGGCGAGCTCCACGTTATCAGCCGCAACAGCCCCACCACCTGGTTTATCGACAAGAGCGGGCCGGCCGGCTTTGAGCACGCCCTCGCCAGCCGCTTCGCCGAGCACCTCGGTGTCAAACTCCATATGCAGCCCGCCTTTTCCCTGGCGGATATCTTTACCACCCTGGATCGCAATGAAGCCCACTTCGCCGCCGCGGGCCTGTCTCTGACAGGCGAGCGGGAAGACCGCTATCCACACAGCGTGCCCTACTACGAAATTCAACCGCAGGTCGTTTACCGGGCGGGCAGTTTTCGGCCCCGCGATGTCAAAGGCATGCTCGACATGGACATCGTTGTACTGGCAGGTTCCAGTCATGCGCGGGCTATGGAGGCCCTGCGCGATGGCGGTTACCCGCAGTTGGAATGGCGGGAGCTGGCCGAAGCGGACTCCATGGAACTCCTGGAGGAGATCAACGAGCAGCGCGCTGACGTGGCGCTGGTGGACTCCAACGAATTTGAAGTGCAGCAGCGCCTGTATCCGCGCTTAAAAGTGGCGTTCGATCTGGGCTCCGCCCAGGACATGGTGTGGTATCTGCCGCCGATCAGCGACAACACGCGCCTCAAGGCTGAGATGGATGTTTTCCTGGAACAATTGCAGGCCGACGGCACCCTGGAGCAGCTGCGCAAGGAACACTTTGGCAACACCCGAATTATCCCCCGCATTGGCTCGCACACCTTTACGCTCAGCATGGAGCGCACGCTGCCAGAATACCGACCCATGATCGAAAAAGTGGCCCGGGAATTCCAGCTGGACTGGCACCTGCTGGCGGCCATTGCCTATCAGGAATCACACTGGGACCCGAAGGCCGAATCACCCACCGGCGTGCGCGGCATGATGATGCTGACCCTGCCCACAGCGCGCGAAATGGGCGTGACCAACCGTACCGATGCCCTGCAAAGCCTGCGCGGCGGCGCGCGCTACTTCAAAACCCTGAAGCGCCGGCTGCCGGACGATATCTACGAACCCGATCGCACCTACATGGCCCTGGCGGCCTACAACATTGGCCGTGGTCACCTGTCGGATGCGCGGGTGCTTACCGAGCGCATGGGTGGCGACCCGCACCTGTGGGAAGACGTGCTGCAATACATCCCGCTGCTGGAGAAGAGCCGCTATTTCGAAACCCTGCGTTACGGCTACGCCAGGGGCCAGGAAGCCGCCACCTACGTGCAGAATATCCGCCACTACCAAGGCATTCTGGCCTGGCAGGACATCGCGGCACAGCAACCCCTGCCTCCGATTGACGTAGCGCCGCTGGTGCCTGAGCAAGTCAGGTCAGTGCAGCTGCAAGCGCTGTAG
- a CDS encoding TAXI family TRAP transporter solute-binding subunit: MKLLSPRLRVILIAAVWLMTLAALVIWLGTARDQRLAIAGGPAGSESLALTQAIATVLNEKDLGFTLTVFESGGSTQNVQFLNDNRVAFATIQADSRVSDEIAAVTSLYQDAYHLIASEGSGITAFSDLANQRIAVPPTSSGQFSSFQFLARHYGIANEIPEALPMAEAAANFAMEQGQIDAVFRVRAPGNEAIRELVRDKQLRLIGIGQSEALGLKQPAISPGIIPRGSYRGSPALPEQHLDTAVVNRLLVTRADMDEHLVYRLTQAIFQNRSEILDHSLLAGFIAPIADDANSVISTHPGAQAWYDREKPGIMQQNARLVSAILYMVAIICSALLALRTHWVRSRRMRMHDFNKELMSLAATVRHDQNIQSMLGHKHRLMDILEQVVGDLERERVSQDEFEQFSFTWQAVDALVRDRLLLFGVGEVDKEAKA, encoded by the coding sequence TTGAAACTGCTATCGCCCCGCCTCAGAGTGATTCTCATCGCCGCTGTCTGGCTGATGACACTCGCCGCACTGGTGATCTGGCTGGGAACCGCCCGCGACCAGCGCCTGGCGATTGCCGGCGGCCCCGCCGGCAGCGAATCACTGGCGCTGACCCAGGCCATTGCCACGGTGCTCAACGAAAAGGACCTCGGGTTTACGCTCACCGTGTTCGAGAGTGGCGGCAGCACCCAGAACGTACAATTCCTGAACGACAATAGAGTCGCCTTCGCCACTATCCAGGCTGACTCCCGGGTCTCCGATGAAATTGCCGCCGTCACCTCGCTGTACCAGGACGCCTATCATCTGATTGCCAGTGAAGGGAGTGGCATTACCGCTTTTAGTGACCTGGCTAACCAGCGCATCGCCGTGCCGCCTACCAGCAGCGGTCAATTCAGCTCATTCCAATTCCTGGCCAGACACTACGGCATCGCCAACGAGATTCCCGAGGCACTGCCCATGGCCGAGGCCGCGGCCAACTTTGCCATGGAGCAGGGGCAGATAGACGCCGTGTTCCGCGTGCGGGCGCCAGGCAACGAGGCCATTCGTGAGTTGGTCAGGGACAAACAATTACGGCTGATTGGGATCGGCCAGTCAGAGGCACTGGGGCTCAAGCAACCGGCCATATCGCCGGGCATTATTCCGCGAGGCTCATACCGCGGCAGCCCCGCCCTGCCCGAGCAACACCTGGATACGGCCGTGGTCAACCGGCTGCTGGTGACTCGCGCCGATATGGATGAGCACCTGGTGTACCGGCTTACCCAGGCAATTTTCCAGAACCGCTCGGAAATTCTCGACCACAGCCTGCTGGCAGGGTTTATCGCACCCATTGCCGATGACGCCAATAGTGTGATCAGCACCCACCCCGGTGCACAGGCATGGTACGACCGGGAGAAGCCCGGCATCATGCAGCAGAACGCGCGCCTGGTATCGGCCATTCTGTATATGGTGGCAATTATCTGCTCCGCATTACTGGCTCTGCGTACCCACTGGGTTCGGTCGCGACGCATGCGCATGCATGACTTCAATAAGGAGCTGATGAGTCTTGCGGCCACCGTTCGCCACGACCAGAACATTCAGTCCATGCTGGGGCATAAGCACCGCTTGATGGATATTCTCGAACAAGTGGTGGGCGACCTGGAACGGGAACGCGTCAGCCAGGACGAGTTCGAGCAGTTTTCATTTACCTGGCAGGCTGTCGACGCGCTCGTTCGCGACCGGCTGCTCCTGTTCGGCGTTGGCGAAGTCGACAAGGAGGCCAAAGCATGA
- a CDS encoding cache domain-containing protein, whose translation MKFWLGWAAALAVMIAVLIFGYSQWNLRYYQGYIGDRAQLLAELRRGALQEYFATAQAELRFWSRNEGIVNSQIQLNTLWDDEGEGFDQRLRALYIYDNPHPAGFLLNLDDPGDGSAYSDLHARTHPVARQFVTHRGYYDFFLIGPEGDIYYTVEKEDDFATNLVDGPWADTGLGEVFTIARNGAASQVIAVSDMRRYGPSADAPAIFIATAIVSPDEEFLGVMALQLPTDHILSIMNYTDGMGDSGETYVVGEDLLMRSNSRFSEESTVLLQTVDSPSVARALAGEQGRMVVDDYRGIPVMSGFAPLSIGRHSWAVIAEFDMAEIAEFAASERPALAGPLLLIYALSLWSVWYWRGRKLPEELDDAPEIELGDYPEGGGGA comes from the coding sequence ATGAAGTTCTGGCTGGGTTGGGCAGCGGCACTGGCGGTCATGATTGCGGTCCTGATATTTGGATACAGTCAGTGGAACCTGCGTTATTACCAAGGCTATATCGGCGACCGTGCACAGCTACTCGCCGAGTTGCGCCGTGGCGCACTGCAGGAATATTTCGCCACGGCCCAGGCCGAGCTGCGCTTCTGGAGCCGCAACGAGGGCATCGTCAACAGCCAGATACAGCTGAACACGCTGTGGGACGACGAGGGCGAAGGTTTTGACCAGCGTCTGCGCGCACTCTACATCTATGACAACCCCCACCCCGCCGGGTTTCTACTCAACCTCGACGACCCTGGCGACGGCAGCGCCTACAGCGATTTGCACGCTCGCACGCACCCGGTCGCGCGTCAGTTCGTCACTCACCGCGGCTATTATGATTTCTTCCTGATCGGCCCCGAGGGCGACATTTACTACACCGTCGAGAAAGAAGACGATTTCGCCACCAATCTGGTGGATGGCCCCTGGGCCGATACCGGGCTGGGCGAAGTTTTCACCATTGCGCGCAATGGTGCCGCCAGCCAGGTCATCGCAGTCAGTGATATGCGCCGCTACGGACCCAGCGCCGACGCGCCGGCTATTTTCATTGCGACGGCCATCGTCTCTCCCGACGAGGAATTTCTGGGTGTCATGGCACTGCAGCTGCCCACCGACCACATTCTCAGCATCATGAATTACACCGATGGCATGGGCGACAGCGGCGAGACCTACGTGGTGGGCGAGGACCTGCTGATGCGCAGCAACTCACGCTTCAGTGAGGAAAGCACTGTGCTGTTGCAAACGGTGGACTCACCTTCGGTCGCGCGCGCACTGGCGGGCGAGCAGGGTCGCATGGTGGTTGATGACTACCGCGGCATACCGGTGATGTCGGGCTTTGCACCGCTGAGCATTGGTCGCCACAGCTGGGCCGTCATCGCTGAATTCGATATGGCCGAGATCGCCGAATTTGCGGCCAGCGAACGCCCGGCGCTGGCCGGCCCGCTACTGCTGATTTACGCGTTGTCGCTGTGGTCGGTGTGGTATTGGCGCGGGCGTAAACTGCCCGAAGAGCTCGACGACGCGCCCGAGATAGAGCTGGGGGACTACCCCGAGGGCGGCGGCGGAGCCTAA
- the tadA gene encoding tRNA adenosine(34) deaminase TadA, whose protein sequence is MTLIAEHEQWMRRALALADRAENEGEVPIGAVLVRDGQLLGEGWNSVIAYSDPTAHAEVVAMRDAAKLVGNYRLPGTTLYVTLEPCTMCVGAMIHARVEQLVFAAREPRAGAVCSTSNLLDDPRYNHAVKWQEGVLAEESSSRLKAFFKARRA, encoded by the coding sequence ATGACATTAATAGCAGAACATGAGCAGTGGATGCGCCGGGCCCTGGCCCTGGCGGACCGCGCTGAGAATGAAGGTGAAGTGCCTATCGGCGCCGTGTTGGTGCGCGACGGCCAGCTGTTGGGTGAGGGCTGGAATTCGGTTATTGCTTACTCCGACCCCACTGCCCACGCAGAGGTGGTGGCCATGCGCGATGCCGCCAAATTGGTGGGTAACTACCGGCTGCCGGGCACAACCCTGTACGTCACGCTTGAGCCCTGCACCATGTGCGTAGGTGCCATGATTCACGCCCGGGTCGAGCAACTGGTGTTTGCCGCCCGAGAACCCCGGGCCGGTGCCGTGTGCAGTACCAGTAACCTGTTGGATGATCCTCGATACAATCACGCCGTGAAGTGGCAGGAAGGTGTGCTGGCCGAGGAGAGCTCCTCGCGCCTAAAGGCCTTTTTCAAGGCGCGTCGGGCTTAG
- a CDS encoding nitroreductase family deazaflavin-dependent oxidoreductase has product MRKQVELYESSGGKEGYLLDGTDMPCVLFTHIGVKSGALRKTPVMRVEVDGAYVLIGSMGGQPQNPAWVANLRASPDITLRDREQVFEMTVREVDDPAEREKLWAAAVAAYTDYDAYQAKTDRVIPVFVAEQR; this is encoded by the coding sequence GTGCGTAAACAGGTTGAGCTTTACGAGAGCAGTGGTGGCAAGGAGGGCTATCTCCTGGACGGCACAGACATGCCCTGCGTTTTGTTCACGCACATTGGCGTGAAGTCCGGTGCGTTGCGCAAAACGCCTGTGATGCGGGTGGAAGTGGATGGCGCCTATGTGTTGATCGGGTCGATGGGTGGCCAGCCCCAGAATCCTGCCTGGGTTGCGAATCTTCGCGCCAGTCCCGATATCACCCTGCGCGATCGTGAGCAGGTGTTTGAGATGACGGTGCGCGAAGTGGATGACCCCGCCGAGCGAGAAAAGCTCTGGGCAGCTGCCGTGGCCGCATACACCGATTACGATGCCTATCAGGCCAAGACCGATCGCGTGATTCCCGTCTTTGTTGCAGAGCAACGCTGA
- a CDS encoding alpha-ketoglutarate-dependent dioxygenase AlkB family protein, producing the protein MGESAAGECLALEGAELTLYRRPWPEVDTAGLLAELVEATPWRQETITLFGKTHLQPRLLSWCGDANASYRYSGKTYQPEPWTPLLDDLRGRLERLTGASFNSVLLNYYRDHRDSMGLHADDEPELGPQPTIASLSLGEERKLIFRPRAKGEAGKLDIPLPDGSVLVMAGQTQTNWKHGIRKLNRPCGPRLNLTFRQII; encoded by the coding sequence GTGGGCGAATCTGCTGCGGGTGAATGCCTGGCGCTTGAAGGCGCCGAGCTAACCCTGTACCGCCGGCCGTGGCCCGAGGTGGACACCGCTGGCCTGCTGGCGGAGCTGGTCGAGGCTACCCCCTGGCGGCAGGAAACCATCACCCTGTTCGGTAAGACCCATTTACAGCCGCGCCTGCTGTCCTGGTGCGGCGATGCCAATGCCAGCTACCGTTATTCCGGCAAAACCTATCAGCCGGAACCCTGGACACCGTTGCTCGATGATTTGCGCGGCCGCCTTGAGCGGTTGACGGGAGCATCGTTTAACAGTGTGTTACTCAACTACTACCGCGATCATCGCGACTCCATGGGGCTGCACGCCGACGATGAGCCGGAGCTCGGTCCACAGCCAACGATTGCATCCTTGAGCCTGGGAGAAGAGCGCAAGCTGATCTTCAGGCCGCGCGCCAAGGGCGAGGCCGGCAAGCTGGATATTCCGCTACCTGACGGCAGTGTGCTGGTGATGGCCGGTCAGACCCAGACCAACTGGAAACACGGTATTCGCAAGCTCAATCGGCCCTGCGGCCCACGGCTTAACCTGACGTTTCGCCAGATTATCTGA